A stretch of Flavobacteriales bacterium DNA encodes these proteins:
- a CDS encoding UDP-N-acetylmuramoyl-L-alanyl-D-glutamate--2,6-diaminopimelate ligase has protein sequence MKLLKDLLYSVPIEQVEGSTNCAIEHVVFDSRAVQAMSLFVAVRGTRTDGHAFIAKAVADGASAIVCEQMPERFADGVTYVRVRDAAEALALLASNFFDQPSKQLKLVGITGTNGKTSVATLLYRLFRALGHKSSLISTVEIRIGQKSIPSTHTTPDAVRLNALLAEMVEAGVTHCFMEVSSHSVVQHRIAGLRFAGGVFTNITHDHLDYHGTFAEYIKAKKRFFDGLPAEAFALVNADDANSAVMVQGTRARKRSFAVRSLADHHARIIENQLSGLHLSIDGHDLYARLVGEFNASNLLAVYSVALLLGKAPLDILTALSDLEPPRGRFQVVRGASGVLGIVDYAHTPDALKNVLGTINGLCLGDERVITVIGCGGDRDRAKRPEMARIATAMSAMVVLTSDNPRSEEPMAIINEMRAGIAAADGARVFVNADRREAIRQAAGMAKAGDVILLAGKGHETYQEVLGEKHPFDDAAVLKETLELLHK, from the coding sequence ATGAAGCTGCTGAAGGACCTGTTGTACAGCGTGCCCATCGAACAGGTGGAAGGAAGCACCAACTGCGCGATAGAGCACGTGGTGTTCGATAGCCGCGCCGTGCAGGCCATGAGCCTTTTCGTGGCCGTGCGTGGCACCCGCACCGATGGGCATGCCTTCATCGCGAAGGCGGTTGCGGATGGTGCCAGCGCGATCGTGTGCGAGCAGATGCCGGAGCGATTCGCCGATGGCGTCACCTATGTGCGCGTGCGCGATGCCGCGGAGGCGCTCGCGCTGCTCGCTTCCAATTTCTTCGATCAGCCCAGCAAGCAGCTGAAGCTCGTGGGCATCACGGGCACCAACGGCAAGACCAGCGTGGCCACGTTGCTCTATCGGCTGTTCCGCGCACTCGGCCACAAGAGCTCGCTGATCAGCACGGTGGAGATCCGCATCGGGCAGAAGTCGATCCCGAGCACGCACACCACGCCCGATGCCGTGCGGCTCAACGCCCTGCTCGCCGAGATGGTGGAGGCCGGCGTCACCCACTGCTTCATGGAAGTGAGCAGCCACAGCGTGGTGCAGCACCGCATCGCCGGACTGCGCTTCGCCGGAGGCGTGTTCACCAATATCACGCACGACCATCTCGACTACCACGGCACCTTCGCTGAGTACATCAAGGCCAAGAAGCGCTTCTTCGATGGGCTCCCGGCTGAGGCCTTCGCGCTGGTGAACGCCGATGACGCCAACAGCGCGGTGATGGTGCAGGGCACCCGCGCGCGGAAACGGTCATTCGCCGTGCGCAGCCTTGCCGACCATCATGCGCGCATCATCGAGAACCAGCTCAGCGGACTGCACCTGAGCATCGATGGGCACGACCTCTACGCCCGGCTCGTGGGCGAGTTCAATGCCAGCAACCTGCTCGCCGTTTACAGCGTGGCGCTGCTGCTCGGCAAGGCGCCGCTCGACATCCTCACCGCCCTCAGCGACCTGGAACCGCCGCGCGGCCGCTTCCAAGTGGTGCGCGGCGCAAGCGGCGTGCTCGGGATCGTCGATTATGCGCACACGCCCGATGCGCTGAAGAACGTGCTCGGCACCATCAACGGGCTCTGCCTCGGCGACGAGCGCGTGATCACCGTGATCGGTTGCGGCGGCGACCGCGATCGCGCGAAGCGCCCCGAGATGGCGCGCATCGCCACGGCCATGAGCGCCATGGTGGTGCTCACCAGCGACAATCCGCGCAGCGAAGAACCGATGGCCATCATCAACGAGATGCGCGCAGGCATTGCCGCGGCCGATGGCGCGCGCGTATTCGTGAACGCCGATCGCCGCGAGGCCATCCGCCAGGCGGCGGGCATGGCCAAGGCCGGTGATGTGATCCTGCTCGCCGGCAAGGGGCACGAGACCTACCAGGAGGTGCTCGGCGAGAAGCACCCCTTCGATGATGCCGCCGTGCTGAAGGAAACGCTTGAACTCCTCCATAAGTAG
- a CDS encoding phospho-N-acetylmuramoyl-pentapeptide-transferase: MLYHLFDSIGFSVPGSGVFSYISFRAALAVFMSLLISLWFGGSIIRLLRRLQVGETVRDLGLEGQLSKQGTPTMGGLIILSATIIPTLLFARLDNIYIILLLVSTVWMGGIGFLDDYIKVFKKDKRGLAGKFKVVGQVGLGLIVGATVYFHPDIRTRVEISGSLAEQMDPSAVHTITESDGTQHFMLNRKSPNTTIPFVKGNEFNYSTLLKPFGSAAREYTWVLYIAIVIFIITAVSNGANITDGLDGLATGTSAIMVLALGILAYVSGNIIFSSYLDIMYIPGSGELAVFIGALLGACIGFLWYNTYPAQVFMGDTGSLALGGIIATLAILVRKELLIPVLCGVFLVENLSVVLQVSYFKWTKRRHGEGRRIFLMSPLHHHFQKKGIHESKIVARFWIVGIMLAVLSIVTLKLR, translated from the coding sequence ATGCTCTACCACCTCTTCGACAGCATCGGTTTCAGCGTGCCCGGCTCGGGGGTGTTCAGCTACATCTCTTTCCGCGCAGCGCTGGCGGTGTTCATGTCGCTGCTCATCAGCCTCTGGTTCGGAGGGAGCATCATCCGCCTGCTGCGCCGCCTGCAGGTGGGCGAGACCGTGCGCGACCTCGGCCTCGAGGGGCAGCTGAGCAAGCAGGGGACCCCCACCATGGGCGGCCTCATCATCCTCTCGGCCACGATCATCCCCACGCTGCTCTTCGCCCGGCTCGACAACATCTACATCATCCTTCTGCTGGTGAGCACCGTGTGGATGGGCGGCATCGGCTTCCTTGACGACTACATCAAGGTCTTCAAGAAGGACAAGCGCGGCCTCGCGGGCAAGTTCAAGGTGGTGGGCCAGGTGGGCCTCGGCCTCATCGTGGGCGCCACCGTGTATTTCCATCCGGACATCCGCACGCGCGTGGAGATCTCCGGATCGCTCGCTGAGCAGATGGATCCATCAGCGGTGCACACCATCACCGAGAGCGACGGCACGCAGCACTTCATGCTGAACCGCAAATCGCCCAACACCACGATCCCATTCGTCAAAGGCAATGAGTTCAACTACAGCACGCTGCTGAAGCCCTTCGGGAGCGCCGCGCGCGAGTACACATGGGTGCTCTACATCGCCATCGTCATCTTCATCATCACCGCGGTCAGCAACGGCGCCAACATCACCGATGGGCTCGATGGGCTGGCCACGGGCACCAGCGCCATCATGGTGCTCGCGCTCGGCATCCTGGCCTATGTGAGCGGCAACATCATCTTCTCGAGCTACCTCGACATCATGTACATCCCCGGCTCGGGCGAGCTGGCGGTGTTCATCGGCGCGCTGCTCGGTGCATGCATCGGATTCCTCTGGTACAACACCTATCCGGCGCAGGTCTTCATGGGCGACACGGGCAGCCTGGCGCTCGGCGGCATCATCGCCACGCTGGCCATCCTGGTGCGCAAGGAGCTGCTGATCCCGGTGCTCTGCGGGGTATTCCTGGTGGAGAACCTCAGCGTGGTGCTGCAGGTCTCCTATTTCAAGTGGACCAAGCGCCGTCACGGTGAAGGACGCAGGATCTTCCTGATGTCTCCCCTGCACCATCACTTCCAGAAGAAGGGCATCCACGAGAGCAAGATCGTCGCTCGGTTCTGGATCGTGGGCATCATGCTGGCCGTGCTCTCCATCGTAACGCTCAAGCTGCGATGA
- the murD gene encoding UDP-N-acetylmuramoyl-L-alanine--D-glutamate ligase encodes MKRLVVLGGQESGVGAARLAQQRGLDVFVSDAGLLKPEYRDALKARAIPFEEGGHTAARVLGADEIVKSPGIPDSASLVRAAREQGIPVISEIEFAYRYCKGAIVGITGSNGKTTTTLLTHHILSRAGLDVALGGNVGNSFAGLIAEGDHAWYVLELSSFQLDGIRDFRPRVAMLLNISPDHLERYEHRLENYVASKFRIALNQTEDDHFIHGADDAAIAGWLQGHPIRPRRWPFSIEHRVSQGACLIDDRITITTNQTTFDMSIQELALQGRHNVYNSMAAGIAARVLDIRNDAVRESLSDFQNVEHRLERVASVHGVEFINDSKATNVNSAWYALESMRRPVIWIAGGEEHGNDYSQLVPLVKQKVKAIVCLGKDNSRLKEAFGALVKDFVETTTAEHAVQASYALAEDGDAVLLSPACKSFDLFANYEERGRRFKAAVKAL; translated from the coding sequence ATGAAGCGATTGGTGGTCCTCGGCGGGCAGGAGAGCGGCGTGGGCGCGGCGAGGCTGGCGCAGCAGCGCGGCCTCGACGTGTTCGTGAGCGATGCTGGCCTGCTGAAGCCCGAGTACCGCGATGCCCTGAAGGCGCGCGCGATCCCTTTCGAAGAGGGCGGCCACACCGCTGCACGCGTGCTCGGGGCCGATGAGATCGTGAAGAGCCCAGGCATCCCCGACAGCGCATCGCTGGTGCGCGCGGCGCGCGAGCAGGGCATCCCGGTGATTAGCGAGATCGAGTTCGCCTACCGCTATTGCAAAGGCGCCATCGTGGGCATCACCGGCAGCAACGGCAAGACCACCACCACCTTGCTCACCCACCACATCCTCTCGCGTGCGGGCCTCGATGTGGCCCTTGGCGGCAATGTGGGCAACTCCTTCGCCGGGCTCATCGCCGAGGGCGATCATGCCTGGTACGTGCTTGAGCTGAGCAGCTTCCAGCTCGATGGCATCCGCGACTTCCGTCCGCGCGTGGCCATGCTGCTCAATATCAGCCCCGACCACCTCGAGCGCTACGAGCACCGCTTGGAGAACTACGTGGCCAGCAAGTTCCGCATCGCCCTCAACCAGACCGAGGACGACCACTTCATCCACGGTGCCGACGACGCCGCGATCGCCGGATGGCTCCAGGGCCATCCGATCCGCCCGCGCCGCTGGCCCTTCAGCATCGAGCACCGCGTGTCCCAGGGCGCGTGCCTCATCGACGACCGGATCACCATCACCACCAACCAAACCACATTCGACATGAGCATCCAAGAACTCGCGCTGCAGGGAAGGCACAACGTGTACAACAGCATGGCCGCGGGCATCGCCGCGCGCGTGCTCGACATCCGCAACGATGCCGTGCGCGAGAGCCTGAGCGACTTCCAGAACGTGGAGCACCGCCTCGAGCGCGTGGCCAGCGTGCATGGCGTGGAGTTCATCAACGATAGCAAGGCCACCAACGTGAACAGCGCGTGGTACGCCCTCGAGAGCATGCGCCGCCCGGTGATCTGGATCGCTGGCGGTGAGGAGCATGGCAACGACTACAGCCAGCTGGTGCCGCTGGTCAAGCAGAAGGTGAAGGCCATCGTGTGCCTCGGCAAGGACAACAGCCGCTTGAAGGAGGCCTTCGGCGCGCTCGTGAAGGATTTCGTGGAGACCACCACCGCCGAGCACGCCGTGCAGGCATCGTACGCCCTCGCAGAGGATGGCGATGCCGTGCTGCTCAGCCCGGCCTGCAAGAGCTTCGACCTGTTCGCCAACTACGAGGAGCGCGGCCGCAGGTTCAAGGCAGCCGTGAAGGCCCTATGA
- a CDS encoding FtsW/RodA/SpoVE family cell cycle protein yields MTTLLKKLPGDRTIWMAALFLALISLLAVYSSISSLAVKRDGSTLHFLLKHALMLGSGGLIMYYASLLRHGIYSRLAQLSIWLVAGLLLLTLVLGSNINDASRWLTIPIINQSFQTSDLAKVVLIAYLARVLAKHHGEEWTLREVALKLMLPVGVICGLILPANFSTAALLFLICVTLMFIAQVPIKHLAVLIGSAVAVFALLLLIADFFPDLLPRAATWAARIKAFGSEAGSDANYQVEHAKIAIASGGLFPSMPGTAASRNWLPHPYSDMIYAFIVEEYGSILGGLGLLLLYLILLHRAVSIAKRCEKPFGALVSVGLGLLLVVQAMVNMAVAVNLVPVTGQPLPLVSMGGTSVWFTCLAIGIIISVSRSLEQPQEETKDAKPRTAAA; encoded by the coding sequence ATGACCACGCTCTTGAAGAAGCTCCCCGGCGACCGCACCATCTGGATGGCCGCGCTCTTCCTCGCGCTCATCAGCCTGCTGGCGGTGTACAGCTCCATCAGCTCCCTGGCCGTGAAGCGCGATGGCAGCACCCTCCACTTCCTGCTGAAGCATGCGCTGATGCTGGGTTCAGGCGGCCTCATCATGTACTACGCCAGCCTCCTGCGCCACGGCATCTACTCCCGCCTCGCGCAATTGAGCATATGGCTCGTGGCGGGCCTGCTGCTGCTCACGCTGGTGCTGGGCTCCAACATCAACGATGCGAGCCGCTGGCTCACCATCCCCATCATCAACCAGAGCTTCCAGACCAGCGATCTGGCCAAGGTCGTGCTCATCGCCTACCTGGCGCGCGTGCTCGCGAAGCACCACGGTGAGGAGTGGACCCTGCGCGAGGTCGCGCTCAAGCTCATGCTCCCCGTCGGGGTGATCTGCGGCCTGATCCTGCCCGCGAACTTCAGCACGGCCGCGTTGCTCTTCCTCATCTGCGTTACGCTCATGTTCATCGCGCAGGTGCCCATCAAGCACCTGGCGGTCCTCATCGGCTCGGCTGTGGCGGTTTTCGCTCTGCTGCTCCTCATCGCCGATTTCTTCCCTGACCTATTGCCTCGCGCAGCCACATGGGCGGCCCGCATCAAGGCATTCGGCAGCGAGGCCGGCAGTGACGCGAACTACCAGGTGGAGCACGCCAAGATCGCCATCGCCAGCGGCGGCCTGTTCCCCAGCATGCCCGGCACGGCCGCTTCGCGCAATTGGCTGCCGCATCCCTACAGCGATATGATCTATGCCTTCATCGTGGAGGAGTACGGCAGCATCCTCGGCGGATTGGGCCTTCTGCTGCTGTACCTGATCCTGCTCCACCGCGCGGTTTCCATCGCCAAGCGCTGCGAGAAGCCCTTCGGCGCGCTGGTCTCCGTGGGCCTTGGGCTCTTGCTCGTGGTGCAAGCCATGGTGAACATGGCGGTGGCGGTGAACCTCGTGCCGGTCACCGGTCAGCCGCTGCCCTTGGTGAGCATGGGCGGCACCAGCGTGTGGTTCACCTGCCTGGCCATCGGCATCATCATCAGCGTGAGCCGGAGCCTGGAGCAGCCGCAAGAAGAAACGAAGGATGCCAAGCCGCGGACAGCAGCCGCCTGA
- the murG gene encoding undecaprenyldiphospho-muramoylpentapeptide beta-N-acetylglucosaminyltransferase: protein MPSRGQQPPDAATHALRVMIAGGGTGGHIFPAIAIAQAVRDLRPDARFLFVGAEGKMEMQKVPAAGFAIEALPIRGFQRGSLIKNIGLPWRLLRSMLKARALVKQFRPQVAVGVGGYASGPLLKAAQGMGVPTLIQEQNSFPGKTNIHLAKRAARICVAYEGMERYFPKERILITGNPVRTDTVKLTGKKPRGLEHFGLRADAPILFITGGSLGARGVNRGVEAALPLWKREGVQVIWQTGTPFLKQAQEAVARIGYGDCKVHEFVDRMDLAYAAADLVVARAGAISVSELCIVAKPAILVPLPTAAEDHQTHNARALTDRGAAVLLRDADAVEQLGAKALELIRDQQALDRLRLAIAGLAQHDAAQAIAAEVIRIARA from the coding sequence ATGCCAAGCCGCGGACAGCAGCCGCCTGATGCCGCCACGCACGCGCTGCGGGTGATGATCGCTGGCGGCGGCACCGGCGGGCACATCTTCCCGGCCATCGCCATCGCCCAGGCCGTGCGCGATTTGCGGCCCGATGCGCGTTTCCTCTTCGTGGGAGCTGAAGGGAAGATGGAGATGCAGAAGGTGCCGGCCGCGGGCTTCGCCATCGAGGCGCTGCCCATCCGCGGCTTCCAGCGCGGTTCATTGATCAAGAACATCGGCCTGCCGTGGCGCTTGCTGCGCAGCATGCTCAAAGCACGCGCCCTGGTGAAGCAATTCAGGCCACAGGTGGCCGTGGGCGTGGGCGGCTACGCCAGCGGCCCCTTGCTGAAAGCCGCGCAGGGCATGGGCGTGCCCACCCTTATCCAGGAGCAGAACAGCTTCCCCGGCAAGACCAACATCCACCTGGCGAAGCGCGCCGCGCGCATCTGCGTGGCTTACGAAGGCATGGAGAGGTACTTCCCCAAGGAGCGCATCCTTATCACCGGCAATCCGGTGCGCACCGATACCGTTAAGCTCACTGGCAAGAAGCCGCGCGGCCTGGAGCATTTCGGTCTCCGCGCTGATGCGCCCATCCTCTTCATCACGGGTGGAAGCCTGGGAGCGCGCGGCGTGAATCGCGGCGTGGAAGCCGCGCTGCCGCTGTGGAAGAGGGAAGGGGTGCAAGTGATCTGGCAAACGGGCACTCCTTTCCTGAAGCAGGCGCAGGAAGCGGTGGCGCGCATCGGCTATGGGGATTGCAAGGTGCACGAGTTCGTGGACCGCATGGACCTGGCCTACGCCGCAGCGGACCTGGTGGTGGCGCGCGCCGGAGCCATCAGCGTGAGTGAGCTGTGCATCGTGGCCAAGCCCGCGATCCTGGTGCCGCTGCCCACCGCCGCCGAGGACCACCAGACCCACAACGCGCGGGCGCTCACCGATCGAGGGGCGGCCGTGCTGCTGCGCGATGCCGATGCAGTGGAGCAGCTCGGTGCGAAGGCCTTGGAGCTCATCCGCGATCAGCAGGCGTTGGATCGTTTGCGACTGGCCATCGCCGGGCTCGCCCAGCATGATGCGGCGCAGGCCATCGCCGCGGAAGTGATCCGCATCGCCCGGGCATGA
- a CDS encoding UDP-N-acetylmuramate--L-alanine ligase, which yields MSTLTGNRFFFIGIGGIGMSGLARYFRRRGAHVAGYDRTPSELTNQLQSEGVEVQFNERAELIPDAYRDAPKGEVMVVRTPAVPVSSPLLKYWEEKGARILKRAEVLGMITRDKPTIAVAGTHGKTTVSTMLAHLLTAGKVPCNAFLGGISSNYGTNVLLNDDAAINVVEADEYDRSFLQLCPAQSIITAMDPDHLDIYGTPEAMFEAYTAFAVQCEGPLLVHERIARHFEDRTQLGTYSLDGRNEPRAENITIANGRYHFDLIAEGRELRGLTLGMPGKHNVENAIAASTVALRLGVPPELLRLGLASFRGVARRFETRISGPRIALIDDYAHHPKELDACIASVRELYPGRKVTGVFQPHLFTRTRDLAPEFARSLAALDELILLPIYPAREEPIAGISSEWLLEQVPMDKKSCVAGTALVEALASRTVDVVVTMGAGDIDRLVPAIERLLNERHPQ from the coding sequence ATGAGCACGCTCACAGGCAATCGATTCTTCTTCATCGGCATCGGCGGCATCGGCATGAGCGGCCTGGCGCGCTACTTCCGCCGGCGGGGCGCACACGTGGCGGGTTACGACCGGACGCCGAGCGAGCTCACGAACCAATTGCAGAGCGAAGGGGTCGAGGTGCAATTCAATGAACGGGCCGAGCTGATCCCCGACGCATACCGTGATGCGCCAAAGGGTGAAGTGATGGTGGTGCGCACGCCCGCCGTTCCGGTGAGCAGTCCGCTTTTGAAGTATTGGGAGGAAAAGGGCGCGCGCATCCTTAAGCGCGCCGAGGTGCTGGGCATGATCACGCGGGACAAGCCCACCATCGCGGTGGCAGGCACGCATGGCAAGACCACCGTGAGCACCATGCTCGCGCACCTGCTCACGGCAGGCAAGGTGCCCTGCAACGCCTTCCTTGGCGGCATCAGCAGCAACTACGGCACCAATGTGCTGCTGAACGACGATGCCGCCATCAACGTGGTGGAAGCCGATGAGTACGACCGCAGTTTCCTGCAGCTCTGCCCGGCCCAGAGCATCATCACCGCCATGGATCCCGATCACCTCGACATCTATGGCACGCCTGAAGCCATGTTCGAGGCCTACACCGCTTTCGCTGTTCAGTGCGAAGGCCCGCTGCTGGTGCATGAGCGCATCGCCAGGCACTTTGAGGACCGCACGCAGCTGGGCACCTATTCGCTGGACGGCCGCAATGAGCCCCGCGCCGAGAACATCACCATTGCGAACGGACGCTATCACTTCGATCTCATCGCCGAGGGCCGGGAGCTGCGCGGCCTCACCTTGGGAATGCCCGGGAAGCATAACGTCGAGAATGCCATCGCTGCGAGCACCGTGGCCCTGCGCCTGGGCGTGCCCCCGGAACTGCTGCGCCTCGGCCTGGCCTCGTTCCGCGGCGTGGCCCGCCGCTTCGAGACCCGGATCAGCGGTCCGCGCATCGCGCTGATCGACGATTACGCGCACCACCCCAAGGAGCTCGATGCCTGCATCGCCAGCGTGCGCGAATTGTACCCGGGACGCAAGGTCACAGGTGTTTTCCAGCCCCACCTCTTCACCCGCACCCGCGACCTGGCGCCGGAGTTCGCGCGGAGCCTTGCAGCGCTTGACGAACTGATCCTGCTCCCCATCTATCCGGCGCGCGAAGAGCCGATCGCCGGGATCAGCTCGGAATGGCTCCTCGAACAAGTGCCTATGGATAAGAAGTCGTGCGTGGCCGGCACCGCGCTCGTGGAAGCTCTTGCTTCGCGAACGGTCGATGTCGTGGTCACCATGGGGGCCGGGGACATCGACCGTTTGGTGCCCGCGATCGAACGACTGCTGAACGAACGCCATCCGCAATGA
- the ftsA gene encoding cell division protein FtsA has product MSSSTDNHQDIVAGLDIGTTKIACIVGRRNAQGKIEVLGMGKARSEGVTRGVVANIPRTVDSIKAAMNDAADMAGVIIETVHVGIAGQHIRSMQHRGMKMRQSIEEEISQKDIDQLIEESHRLVMPPGEEIIHVIPQEFIVDNEQGIPDPIGMSGIRLEANFHIISGQVTAARNINKCVHRAGLNVTGLILEPLASAEAVLSQQEKEAGVVLVDIGGGTTDIAIFLDNIIRHTAVIPFGGNVVTEDIRQGCGIMRDQAELLKTKFGSALGTENKENEVVCIPGLRGREPKEISLRMLAEVIQARMEEIIEHIHFEIRNSGLEKQLIAGIVLTGGGAQLKHLKHLVELLTGMDARIGYPNEHLGQSKIEAVTSPLFATGVGLVMKGFEHLDNVRARIPAEAAPRKSKVNTGSGIGSIFDKFIAKTSDLLSTDDDI; this is encoded by the coding sequence GTGAGCAGCTCCACGGACAACCACCAGGACATCGTCGCCGGCCTCGACATCGGCACCACCAAGATCGCGTGCATCGTTGGGCGCCGGAACGCCCAGGGCAAGATCGAAGTGCTCGGCATGGGCAAGGCTCGCAGCGAGGGTGTTACCCGCGGCGTGGTGGCCAACATCCCCCGGACCGTCGATAGCATCAAGGCCGCCATGAACGATGCCGCCGACATGGCCGGCGTGATCATCGAGACCGTTCACGTGGGCATCGCGGGCCAGCACATCCGCAGCATGCAGCATCGCGGCATGAAGATGCGCCAGAGCATCGAGGAGGAGATCTCGCAGAAGGACATCGATCAGCTGATCGAAGAGAGCCACCGCCTGGTGATGCCTCCCGGGGAGGAGATCATCCACGTGATCCCGCAGGAGTTCATCGTGGACAACGAGCAGGGCATCCCCGACCCGATCGGCATGAGCGGCATCCGGCTCGAAGCCAATTTCCACATCATCAGCGGGCAGGTCACCGCGGCGCGCAACATCAACAAGTGCGTGCATCGCGCGGGCCTCAACGTAACGGGCCTCATCCTAGAGCCTTTGGCCAGTGCCGAAGCGGTTCTCAGCCAGCAGGAGAAGGAGGCCGGCGTGGTGCTCGTGGACATCGGCGGCGGCACCACCGACATCGCCATCTTCCTGGATAACATCATCCGCCACACCGCAGTGATCCCCTTCGGCGGCAACGTGGTCACCGAGGATATCCGCCAGGGCTGCGGCATCATGCGCGATCAGGCCGAGTTGCTGAAGACCAAGTTCGGCAGCGCCCTCGGCACCGAGAACAAGGAGAATGAGGTGGTCTGCATCCCCGGCCTGCGCGGCCGCGAGCCCAAGGAGATCAGCCTGCGCATGCTGGCCGAGGTGATCCAGGCGCGCATGGAGGAGATCATCGAGCACATCCATTTCGAGATCCGGAACAGCGGCCTCGAGAAGCAGCTCATCGCTGGCATCGTGCTCACCGGCGGCGGCGCCCAGCTCAAGCACCTGAAGCACCTGGTTGAGCTGCTCACCGGCATGGACGCGCGCATCGGCTACCCGAACGAGCACTTGGGCCAGAGCAAGATCGAAGCCGTCACCAGCCCGCTCTTCGCCACGGGAGTCGGGCTCGTGATGAAGGGCTTCGAGCATCTGGACAACGTGCGCGCCCGCATCCCTGCCGAAGCGGCGCCGCGCAAGAGCAAGGTGAACACCGGCTCCGGCATCGGGAGCATCTTCGACAAGTTCATCGCCAAGACCTCGGACCTCCTGAGCACGGACGACGACATCTGA
- the ftsZ gene encoding cell division protein FtsZ translates to MKFELPKELSSIIKVIGVGGGGSNAVNHMFAQGINGVDFIVCNTDRQALDLSPVPVKIQLGPSLTEGLGAGSLPEKGKDAAQENLDEIRQVLSNRTKMLFITAGMGGGTGTGAGPVVAGIARELGVLTVGIVTMPFQWEGPKRKKQALAGMEELRNVVDTLLVINNDRLREQYGNLSLDNAFAHADDVLATAARGIVDIITKTGKVNVDFEDVKTVMTRSGVAIMGMAEVEGEDRALRAAQEALDSPLLNDNDIRGAKFVLFNVEHGVNEISLDEIEEITRHIQSAAGEDADVIFGYGRDESLGSKLRLTVIATGFDARPDTGGGRTTLSQRTVIPLDADVPTMITQPIANPVTGAAAPAAPAPPPAADEPYIVVKEQAAPVAEAKPPADGMPPKAEPITQRTIEFEVEPLAPRILTPEPPAEKLVHGLYDESEEGVTALPPAVPPVTAAQRSATQPHEAEIHDARPAAADQAVRSEERLNQMREVHLRMRSPNGVADMEREPAYIRRRMQLHEGPKSTDSSISRFSLNETVDEGGERRITLSKNNPHLHDRVD, encoded by the coding sequence ATGAAATTCGAACTTCCCAAGGAGCTCAGCTCGATCATCAAGGTGATCGGCGTGGGCGGCGGCGGCAGCAACGCCGTGAACCACATGTTCGCCCAAGGCATCAACGGCGTGGACTTCATCGTGTGCAACACCGATCGCCAGGCGCTCGACCTGAGCCCCGTGCCCGTGAAGATCCAGCTCGGTCCCAGCCTTACCGAAGGCCTCGGTGCCGGCAGCCTTCCCGAGAAAGGCAAGGACGCCGCGCAGGAGAACCTCGATGAGATCCGCCAGGTGCTGAGCAACCGCACCAAGATGCTCTTCATCACCGCCGGCATGGGCGGCGGCACCGGCACCGGCGCAGGCCCGGTCGTAGCCGGCATCGCCCGCGAGCTGGGCGTCCTCACCGTCGGCATCGTCACCATGCCCTTCCAGTGGGAGGGCCCCAAGCGCAAGAAGCAGGCGCTGGCCGGCATGGAGGAGCTGCGCAACGTGGTCGATACGCTGCTGGTGATCAACAACGACCGCCTTCGGGAGCAGTACGGCAACCTCAGCCTCGACAACGCCTTCGCGCATGCCGACGATGTGCTGGCCACGGCCGCGCGCGGGATCGTGGACATCATCACCAAGACCGGCAAGGTGAATGTTGATTTCGAGGACGTGAAGACGGTGATGACGCGCAGCGGAGTGGCCATCATGGGCATGGCCGAGGTGGAAGGGGAGGACCGCGCATTGCGCGCTGCCCAGGAAGCGCTCGATTCGCCGCTGCTCAACGACAACGATATCCGGGGCGCCAAGTTCGTGCTGTTCAACGTGGAGCACGGCGTCAACGAGATCAGCCTCGACGAGATCGAGGAGATCACGCGGCACATCCAGTCGGCCGCTGGCGAGGATGCCGATGTGATCTTCGGGTACGGCCGTGATGAATCTCTCGGATCGAAGCTGCGCCTCACGGTGATCGCGACCGGTTTCGATGCCAGGCCCGATACCGGCGGAGGGCGCACGACCCTCTCGCAGCGCACGGTGATACCGCTCGATGCGGACGTGCCCACCATGATCACGCAGCCCATCGCCAATCCGGTCACGGGAGCCGCTGCGCCCGCGGCTCCAGCGCCGCCGCCCGCTGCGGATGAGCCCTACATCGTGGTGAAGGAGCAAGCGGCACCCGTCGCTGAAGCTAAGCCTCCGGCCGATGGCATGCCGCCCAAGGCCGAGCCCATCACGCAGCGCACCATCGAATTCGAGGTGGAGCCCCTTGCCCCGCGCATCCTGACGCCCGAGCCGCCCGCTGAGAAGCTGGTGCATGGCCTTTACGATGAATCCGAGGAAGGTGTCACCGCCCTGCCTCCTGCTGTGCCGCCGGTGACAGCCGCACAGCGCAGCGCAACACAGCCCCATGAGGCGGAGATCCATGATGCACGGCCTGCAGCAGCGGATCAAGCCGTGCGTTCCGAGGAGCGCTTGAACCAGATGCGCGAGGTGCACCTGCGCATGCGCTCGCCGAATGGCGTGGCCGACATGGAACGTGAGCCCGCCTACATCCGTCGCCGCATGCAGCTGCACGAAGGTCCCAAGAGCACCGACAGCAGCATCAGCCGCTTCTCCCTCAACGAGACCGTGGATGAGGGCGGTGAGCGCCGCATCACGCTCAGCAAGAACAACCCGCACCTCCACGATCGGGTCGACTGA